The Sesamum indicum cultivar Zhongzhi No. 13 linkage group LG6, S_indicum_v1.0, whole genome shotgun sequence genome has a segment encoding these proteins:
- the LOC105165442 gene encoding epidermis-specific secreted glycoprotein EP1-like encodes MSLPCFFTLSFLLFCICAQGVVPPSQTFNFVNEGEFGEYVVEYDANYRALSVFSSPFQLCFYNTTPGAYTLALRMGTVRSESLMRWVWEANRGNPVGENATFSLGANGNLVLANADGRVAWQSNTADKGVVGFRLLPNGNMVLYDSNGSFVWQSFDLPTDTLLVGQALRRKGPNKLVSRLSETENKNGAYSLVLERRGFALYYTSKKSPRPMLYFDATDYLSLGKLDVLTFDSQPETEDAFAYEIMLKDTKLGGARILSRPKYNSTLTYLRLGIDGGLRAFTFYDKVDWGAWEETFTLFARDNVEECQLPERCGSFGLCEDSQCVACPSPNGLMGWSKSCAPPKLTSCKPNDIKYFKLEGVEHFMSKYTRGSGPVKEEDCSRSCTSDCKCLGFFFNPTESRCWIAYELKTLTRVANSTNLGYIKAPAH; translated from the coding sequence ATGTCTTTGCCTTGCTTCTTTACTCTTTCCTTCCTCCTCTTCTGCATCTGCGCTCAAGGTGTTGTCCCTCCTTCCCaaactttcaattttgtcAATGAAGGCGAATTTGGAGAGTACGTAGTTGAATATGATGCCAACTATAGAGCTTTGTCTGTCTTTAGCTCCCCGTTCCAGCTATGTTTCTACAACACCACGCCGGGTGCCTATACTCTGGCTTTACGTATGGGTACTGTGCGGTCTGAGTCGTTGATGCGTTGGGTTTGGGAGGCGAATCGTGGCAATCCCGTTGGAGAGAATGCGACGTTCTCGCTTGGGGCAAATGGTAATCTAGTCTTGGCTAATGCTGATGGTCGTGTGGCATGGCAGTCTAACACGGCTGACAAGGGTGTTGTGGGGTTTCGGTTGTTACCAAATGGTAACATGGTACTTTATGACTCCAATGGCAGTTTTGTCTGGCAGAGTTTCGACTTGCCAACGGATACTCTTTTGGTGGGCCAAGCGCTTCGTCGGAAGGGCCCGAATAAGCTCGTGAGCCGGCTTTCTGAGACGGAGAACAAGAATGGGGCTTATAGCTTGGTCTTGGAGCGCAGAGGATTTGCATTGTACTATACAAGTAAGAAGTCTCCTAGGCCCATGTTATATTTTGATGCAACGGACTATCTCTCGCTTGGAAAGCTCGACGTTTTGACATTCGATAGCCAGCCCGAGACAGAGGATGCATTTGCTTATGAGATAATGTTGAAGGATACAAAATTAGGAGGAGCTCGGATCCTATCTCGGCCCAAATACAACAGCACGTTAACGTATCTCCGGTTGGGAATCGATGGGGGATTAAGAGCGTTTACATTCTACGACAAAGTGGATTGGGGTGCATGGGAAGAGACGTTTACACTTTTCGCTAGAGATAATGTCGAGGAATGCCAGTTGCCGGAGAGGTGTGGGAGTTTCGGGCTTTGTGAGGACAGCCAGTGTGTGGCTTGCCCATCTCCAAATGGGCTGATGGGATGGAGCAAGAGCTGTGCACCTCCTAAGCTAACATCTTGCAAACCAAATGACATCAAATACTTCAAATTGGAAGGGGTGGAGCATTTCATGAGCAAGTATACTAGGGGTAGTGGGCCCGTCAAGGAGGAGGACTGCTCAAGAAGCTGCACCTCGGATTGCAAGTGTTTGGGTTTTTTCTTCAATCCGACCGAGTCTAGGTGTTGGATCGCCTACGAGTTGAAGACCCTAACGAGAGTTGCGAATTCAACGAATTTGGGCTATATTAAGGCCCCTGCTCATTAA